The Candidatus Methylomirabilota bacterium DNA window CGCGCTCCCGGCCGCGCTTCCGCTCACGGCGCTCTGGTTCCTCGCCCCGGAGATCGCTGCCGCCGTCAGCCGGCCACGCCGCCAGCCCGCGCCGGCGTTGACGGACGCCGACGCCCGGCGCCTCCGTCTGCTCGCGCGCCGGACCTGGCTCTTCTTCGACACGTTCGTGGGCCCGGACGACCAGTGGCTCCCGCCCGATCATTTCCAGGAGAAGCCACGGGGCGAGGTGGCACGGCGAACCTCCCCGACCAACATCGGCCTCCTGCAGCTGGCCACGCTGTCCGCCCACGATCTCGGCCATGCCGGCCTGCTGTCCGTCATCCTGCGCCTTCGGAACACGTTCGACACGCTCGGGCGAATGGAACGTCACCGCGGCCACTTCTACAACTGGTACGACACGCGCGATCTCGCGCCGCTGTCGCCCCGCTACGTCTCCACGGTGGACAGCGGGAACCTCGCCGGGTGCCTGCTGATCGTGAAACAGGCGTGCCTCGAGCTCGTCCACGCGCCGGTCGTCGGGCCCGCCCGCTGGGAGGGGCTGCTCGACACGCTCGACGTCCTGCTCCAGGTGATCGAGCGCCGGGTCCCCTCGCCGGAGGCCGTGCGGTTCGTCCCGCTGCGCGCGTCCGTCACGAAGATGCGCGAGGAGACGGCGGCGCTGAGAGGACAGCGGCGCGCGTGGGGGCATGGCATTGCCCGGCTCCTTCAGCGCGGCGGCACCGAGCTCGACCAGGCCCTGCTCTCGGTGATCGCCGACGATGGCGCGGGTCTCGACCCGGACCTGCTCGCCGAGCTGCGCGTGTGGTCCGCCGAGGTGCCGCAGCATCTCGAGGCCATGTGGCGCGACATCCAGCTCTGCCTTCCGTGGGAGGCTCCGGAGGCGACGCCCCCGGTGGTCGTGGCCGAAGACCGTGGGGAGCTGGCGGAGGCGTGGGCCGCCTTCGAGCGATGCCTGCCCGCCGATCCCGCGCTGGGCGAGCTTCCCTCGGCCTGCGCGTGCGCGAGCGCCGGTCTATCGCGGCTCGAGAAGCAGCTCGACGTCTTGTCCGAGGACGTCGCCGGCCTGCCCGAGGCTCGCGCCTGGGCCCAGCGCCTCCAGGAGGCGATCGCGCGGGCAGGGGACACCGCGCGCAGCATCCTCGCCACCCTCGACGCGCTCGGCGAGCAGGCCGGGGCGCTCTTCGAGGCGATGGACTTCGCCTTCCTCTACGACGAGGGACGACGTCTCTTCTACATCGGCCACGATGTCACCTCGGATCGCCGCGATGCGCACCATTACGACCTCCTCGCCTCCGAGGCGCGCCTGGCCAGCTTCGTCGCCATCGCGAAAGGGGACGTCCCGGAAGAGCACTGGCTCCAGCTCGGCCGCCCGCTCTCCCGCGTGGACGGCGCCACCACGCTCCTGTCCTGGAGCGGCACGATGTTCGAGTACCTGATGCCGAGGCTGCTCCTGCGGGAGTCGCCGGCCAGCCTGATGGGCCGGGCGTGCGCGGCCGCCGTCGAGGTCCAGATCGCGCATGCCGCCCGGCGTGGAGTTCCGTGGGGCATGTCGGAGTCGGGGTACTACCGCTTCGACGCGCAGCGCAATTACCAGTACCGGGCCTTCGGCGTCCCCGACCTCGGGTTCAAGCGTGGACTCGAGGACGACGTGGTCGTCGCCCCCTATGCGTGCCTGCTCGCGCTGCCGTTCGCGCCGCCGGCGGTGATGGCCAATCTCGACCGTCTGGACGAGCTCGGACTCATGGGGCGCTACGGCCTCTACGAGGCCGTGGACTTCACGGCATCACGTCTCGACGCCGGGACGACCCACGCGATCGTCCGCTCGTTCATGGCGCACCACCAGGGGATGATCCTGACCGCGATCGACAACCTGCTGGATGGCGAGACGATGGTGCGTCGCTTTCACGCCGACGCCATCGTCCGGACCGCGGAGCCGCTCCTGTTCGAGCGCCCGGCTGTCACGACGCCCGGGAAGCGGACGCGCCTCGTGCTCGCGCCCCCTCGCCCGGCGCCGGCCCCGCGGGCGCCCCTCGAGCCGTGGCCGGCGGGTCCCGACGCAGGCGTTCCGCAGGCCCACGTGCTATCGAACGGCCGCTACCGCGTCCTCGTCTCGAGTCACGGCGGCGGCAGCGACTGGGGCGCCGTGGCGCTCACGCGGTGGCGCGCCGACAGCACGCTCGACGGCCCCGGGTTCCGTCTGTACCTGCGCGACCTCGACCGCCGGTTCTCGTGGTCCCTGGCCCCGGGAGATGGCGAGATGGTGTTCCACGCCCACATGGTCGAGAGGCGCCAGCGCGTTCACGACGTCTCGCTCCGCGAGCAGGTCTGCGTCGCCTCGGGCGACGACGTCGAGGTGCGGCTGGTGACGCTGGGGAACGAGGCGGCGGCACGGCGACGACTCGAGGTGACGAGCTACGCCGAGGTCGTCGTCGGCGACGCGGCCGAGGACGAGCGTCATCCGGCGTTCAGCAAGCTGTTCGTGGCGAGCGAGTACATCGAGGACCTGGATGCCCTCGCGTTCCACCGCCGACCGCGCTCCGGTCGGGGGCCCGACGCCTGGGTCGCGCACATGCTGGTGCTTCCGGCCGGCCGGGCGCGCCGGGCTGGCTACGAGAGCTCGCGCGAGCGCTTCGTGGGTCGTGGACGGACGGTGCGGCGTCCGGGCGCGATCGACCGGGAGGGGCCCCGCGGCGCCGGAATGACGGGCGCGACACTCGATCCGGTCATGGCCCTGTCGGCGGAAGTCGAACTGCCGGCGCATCGCACCACGACGTTCGGGTACGTGGTCCTGGCCGCCCGCTCGCGCGACGACGTCCTGGCCCTGGCCAGCCGCTACCGCTCGCTTCCTGCCCTCGAGTGGAGCTTCGAGGCGGCGCGTCAGCGGAGCGAGGCCGAGGTGGCCGATCTGGCGCTCGCCCCTGGGGATCTCCGGGCGGCGGCGAGGCTGCTCTCCCTTCTCCTGTACCCCCACGGCGCCCTGCGAGCGCCCGCGGCGGTCCTCGGCGACAACCGCCTCGGGCAGCGCTCGCTGTGGAAACACGGGATCTCCGGAGACCTGCCGATCTGGCTGGTCCGGGTCGGCGCGGCCGGGGACACGGCCATCCTGCCCTCGGTGTTGCGCGCCCACCGCCTCTGGCGTCAGCGCGGCGTCTCCATCGACCTGGTGATCCTCAACGAGCGGGCCGAGGGCTACGTGCCGGAGACCGACGATCACGTCGACCGGGCGATCGCCCAGGCCGCCGCCGACGCCTGGCGCGACCGGCCGGGCGGCGTGTTCCCGGTCCGGGCCGCTCGGCTCGAGGAGGCCGACCGCGTCCTGCTGCTGTCCGCCGCGCGCGTCGTGCTGGACGGAGCGGAGGGCAGCATCGGCCGGCAGCTCGCGCGTGCGGGGGGCGAGCCGGCGAGGCTCCCGGGGCTCGTGCCGAGCCTGACGCAGGTGCCGCTGCCCGAGAGCCTTCCGCGGCCCGACTCGTTGCTGTTCGACAACGGGCTCGGTGGGTTCACCGCCGGCGGCCGCGAGTACGTCATCCATCTCGAGCCGGGCGAGTCGACGCCGGCCCCATGGGTGAACGTGGTGGCCAACCGGCGCCTGGGCTTCGTCGTGACCGAGGCGGGCGGCGGCTACACGTGGGCGGAGAACGCCGGCGAGAACCGGCTGACGCCCTGGCGGAACGATCCGATCTCGGACGAGCCGGGCGAGGTGCTGTACCTGCGCGACGAGGAGACCGGCGCCGTGTGGACCCCGACGTCGCGGCCCGCCCCGGCCCACGGCGCCTATCAGATCCGCTACGGGGCGGGGTACGCCACCTTCCTCCACCGCAGCCACGGGCTCGAGCAATCCCTGCGCCTGTGGGTGCCGCCCGACGATCCGGTCAAGCTCGTCGAGCTCACGCTCACCAACCGGCTGGACCGCCCGCGCCGGGTCACGGTGACGTACTACGTCGAGTGGCTGCTCGGGGCCACGCGCGACCGATCGCAGGCGTTCGTGTTGCCGGAGTTCGATCCGGCCTCGGAGGCCCTGCTCGCGCGCAACCCGTGGAACGAGGACTTCGCCGGCCGCGTCGCGTTCGTCGCCGCGAGCAAGAGGCTCCACGGCCTGACGGCCGATCGCACGGAGTTTCTCGGCCGGCACGGCGACTACGCCGCGCCGGCGGCGCTGGGGCGTATCGGTCTGGCCAGCGCGGTCCGGGCCGGGCTCGACCCCTGCGCCGCGCTCCAGGTGCATCTCGACCTCGCCCCCGGGGCGACGGCGCACGTGCACTTCATGCTGGGCCAGGCGGCAAGGCGCGACGAGGCGCTGGGGCTCGTGACCAGGTACCGCGAACGCGCCGCGATCGGGGCCGCATGGTCCGATCTCCATCGGCACTGGGACGCGTTGCTCGGCGCGGTCACCGTGCGCACGCCGGATCCGGCGCTCGATGTGATGCTCAACCGCTGGCTGCTGTACCAGGTGCTGTCGAGCCGGCTGTGGGGTCGGACCGGCTACTATCAGTCGAGCGGCGCGTTCGGGTTCCGCGATCAGCTGCAGGACGTGGCCGCGCTGGTCCATTGCGCGCCCGGGATGTGGCGCGAGCATATTCTGGAATCGGCGCGGCACCAGTTCGAGACCGGGGACGTCCTCCACTGGTGGCACCCACCGGCGGGAGCCGGGGTGCGGACGCGGTGCTCGGACGACCTCCTGTGGTTACCCTTCATCACGGCCCACTACGTGGAGGCGACCGGCGACGAGACGATCCTGTCCGAGGAGGTGCCGTTCCTGGCGGGCGCGCCCCTGGAGCCGCGCGAGGTCGAGCGCTACGCGCGCTTCGAGCCCGGAGCGCGCCGCGCGACGCTCTACGCGCACTGCCTGGCCGCGATCGAGCGCGGCCGCACGGCGGGCGCGCACGGACTGCCCCTGTTCGGGAGCGGCGACTGGAACGACGGGATGAACCGCGTGGGCATCGGCGGCCGCGGCGAGAGCGTGTGGCTCGGCTGGTTCCTCTACACGACGCTCGTCCGGTTCGCGGCGGTGAGCGAGCGCCGGGGCGACATGGACCGGGCGGCGACGCAGCGGCGTCAGGCGGAAGAGCTGCGCGGCGCCCTCGAGGCGGCCGCGTGGGACGGGGCCTGGTACCGGCGCGGATATTACGACGACGGCACGCCGCTGGGTTCGGCGGAGCGTGCCGAGTGCCGGATCGACGCGCTCGCCCAGGCCTGGGCGGTCCTGTCGTCGGCGGCGGACAGGCCACGGGCCGCCGCGGCGATGGAGGCCGCAGCGCAGCACCTGGTGCGGGAGGAGGAGGGACTGATCGTGCTCCTCACGCCCCCCTTCGCCGGTCTCGACCAGGACCCAGGCTACATCCGCGGCTACCCTCCCGGGATCCGGGAAAACGGCGGCCAGTACACCCACGCGGCGATCTGGGCGCTCTGGGCCCTGACCGGGCTGGGCGAGATCGAGCGCGCGGTCGGCCTGTTCCAGCGGCTCCTGCCGATCCGCCACGCCCTCACCCGCGACGCCGTGGCCCGCTACCGGACCGAGCCGTACGTGCTGGCCGCCGACGTCTACTCCGCGCCGCCATGGACCGGCCGGGGAGGCTGGACCTGGTACACGGGGGCCGCGGGCTGGGCCTAC harbors:
- a CDS encoding glucoamylase family protein; this translates as MSDGPRLADRLRGPQHVLDAAYRRLAGGGPGADRAAAEWLLDNYYIVQRAFRLVREEFSPAFERRLPRSAAGERPGLPVAYALAREIVTASAPHVEREGIARLVEEFQTLRPLSMAEVWALPLLLRIVVLESLAGAVTIALPPEGPAGDTPTDQSVGVCIRSLRTLETTDWKAFFEEVSATERILREDPAGVYARMDFDTRDRYRKVVEELAARSDWSEEAVAREAVRRSREGMGGRRGHVGYHLVDEGFEALGRTVGYRPGRGTRWRRFLLRHPAPSYLGAIAVVALLHVAALAVALLAAGTAPAVVVVGLALALVPAVTVAVSLVNRLVMQVIPVRVLPKMDFRDGLAVECRTMIVEHAILSPGDDVSPLLSRLEIHWLASADPNLHLALLVSLADAPEASMPGDVDLVRRAEEGVRALNARYGHDGIGPFHLLHRRRLWNAREGCWMAWERKRGQVAEFNRVLAGHQDTSFAGHVGDPDFLPTTRFVITLDADTELPRGAARRLVATLAHPLNRAELEAGTGRVTAGYTILQPRMDVTPFGAAASSFAHLFGGDPGLDLYARAVSDVYQDLFGEGIYVGKGIYDPVALEASLHGRVPENAVLSHDLFEGVHGRAALVTDVVLFETYPADYRSYWRRLHRWARGDWQLLPWLGRRVPLAGGGRAPNGLSLISRWKIVDNLRITLLPPTLLGFLLLAWVAFPGAPAVWTAIAALVLAAPLLTEAMGGLLSANRVAALPPAVRGVTLRLRPASALWIMHVALLPHRAVVLTDAIVRTLIRLRRGRRLLEWTSAARVARALVGTEARRPFWREMFAAPTVSIGTLALLAVGRPDALPAALPLTALWFLAPEIAAAVSRPRRQPAPALTDADARRLRLLARRTWLFFDTFVGPDDQWLPPDHFQEKPRGEVARRTSPTNIGLLQLATLSAHDLGHAGLLSVILRLRNTFDTLGRMERHRGHFYNWYDTRDLAPLSPRYVSTVDSGNLAGCLLIVKQACLELVHAPVVGPARWEGLLDTLDVLLQVIERRVPSPEAVRFVPLRASVTKMREETAALRGQRRAWGHGIARLLQRGGTELDQALLSVIADDGAGLDPDLLAELRVWSAEVPQHLEAMWRDIQLCLPWEAPEATPPVVVAEDRGELAEAWAAFERCLPADPALGELPSACACASAGLSRLEKQLDVLSEDVAGLPEARAWAQRLQEAIARAGDTARSILATLDALGEQAGALFEAMDFAFLYDEGRRLFYIGHDVTSDRRDAHHYDLLASEARLASFVAIAKGDVPEEHWLQLGRPLSRVDGATTLLSWSGTMFEYLMPRLLLRESPASLMGRACAAAVEVQIAHAARRGVPWGMSESGYYRFDAQRNYQYRAFGVPDLGFKRGLEDDVVVAPYACLLALPFAPPAVMANLDRLDELGLMGRYGLYEAVDFTASRLDAGTTHAIVRSFMAHHQGMILTAIDNLLDGETMVRRFHADAIVRTAEPLLFERPAVTTPGKRTRLVLAPPRPAPAPRAPLEPWPAGPDAGVPQAHVLSNGRYRVLVSSHGGGSDWGAVALTRWRADSTLDGPGFRLYLRDLDRRFSWSLAPGDGEMVFHAHMVERRQRVHDVSLREQVCVASGDDVEVRLVTLGNEAAARRRLEVTSYAEVVVGDAAEDERHPAFSKLFVASEYIEDLDALAFHRRPRSGRGPDAWVAHMLVLPAGRARRAGYESSRERFVGRGRTVRRPGAIDREGPRGAGMTGATLDPVMALSAEVELPAHRTTTFGYVVLAARSRDDVLALASRYRSLPALEWSFEAARQRSEAEVADLALAPGDLRAAARLLSLLLYPHGALRAPAAVLGDNRLGQRSLWKHGISGDLPIWLVRVGAAGDTAILPSVLRAHRLWRQRGVSIDLVILNERAEGYVPETDDHVDRAIAQAAADAWRDRPGGVFPVRAARLEEADRVLLLSAARVVLDGAEGSIGRQLARAGGEPARLPGLVPSLTQVPLPESLPRPDSLLFDNGLGGFTAGGREYVIHLEPGESTPAPWVNVVANRRLGFVVTEAGGGYTWAENAGENRLTPWRNDPISDEPGEVLYLRDEETGAVWTPTSRPAPAHGAYQIRYGAGYATFLHRSHGLEQSLRLWVPPDDPVKLVELTLTNRLDRPRRVTVTYYVEWLLGATRDRSQAFVLPEFDPASEALLARNPWNEDFAGRVAFVAASKRLHGLTADRTEFLGRHGDYAAPAALGRIGLASAVRAGLDPCAALQVHLDLAPGATAHVHFMLGQAARRDEALGLVTRYRERAAIGAAWSDLHRHWDALLGAVTVRTPDPALDVMLNRWLLYQVLSSRLWGRTGYYQSSGAFGFRDQLQDVAALVHCAPGMWREHILESARHQFETGDVLHWWHPPAGAGVRTRCSDDLLWLPFITAHYVEATGDETILSEEVPFLAGAPLEPREVERYARFEPGARRATLYAHCLAAIERGRTAGAHGLPLFGSGDWNDGMNRVGIGGRGESVWLGWFLYTTLVRFAAVSERRGDMDRAATQRRQAEELRGALEAAAWDGAWYRRGYYDDGTPLGSAERAECRIDALAQAWAVLSSAADRPRAAAAMEAAAQHLVREEEGLIVLLTPPFAGLDQDPGYIRGYPPGIRENGGQYTHAAIWALWALTGLGEIERAVGLFQRLLPIRHALTRDAVARYRTEPYVLAADVYSAPPWTGRGGWTWYTGAAGWAYRLGLEAILGLHPSRGGWRLDPRVPPSWPGFEIVLRDGATVVHIEVQNPHGVTRGVAQAFLDGERIDPAILPRLQDGRRHELRVTMGRSGEGRD